The Polyangium aurulentum genomic interval GAAGCCCGATCCGCGCCTCGACGAGCTCGGCGAGCGTATCGAGCGCATCTCGACCCGCCCGGACGAGGTGCGCGCGCCCTTGATCCGGCTCGCCCGTCCGCTGCTGCGCGCATTCGGCTATCGACCGAAGCTCTCCACGACGCACATAGCGGCCCTGCTCGACGCCCTGCGCGCGCCCGGGCTTTCGAGCCTCGACGAGCTCGCCCTTGCTGCGGTGGAGGAGCTCGAGGCGGACGTGACGGCGGTCGAGCGCTCGCTCGTGGTGCACGGCCGGGTGCCGCTCGCGCATGCGGCGTGGCTCGGCCGCCTTCACGAGGTCACGACGCGCGCGACGCGGGCGGCGAAGGATCGAAAGGACGAGACCGCGCGGCGCATTGCGCAGGCGATCGATCCGGTGCGCATTGCGGCCCCGCTCGCCCTGTCGACGCCCGACGAGGAGAAGGAAGAGAAGAAAGAGAAGGCAGAGAAAGCAGGGGGCGAATTCGAGGGCGCGCAGGAGCCTGCGAAGGCTGCAAAGGAGAATGCGCCGCCGCTGCCGGAGGAGGAGCGCCTCGTCGAGCTCGAGCTATCGGCCATCGATCATCTGCTCGACGCGGCGCGGGACGAGACCGACCTGCTCGCGCGCCGGCGCCGCCTGCTCGAGGCGGCGAGGAAGCTCTTGCTCGACGCCGCGGCCGCGCTCCCGCTCGCGCGCGACGGCGTGGAGGCGCGGCAGCGGCACCTGGCGCGCGAGATTGCGCAGATCGACAGGCTGGAGGCGACGGGTTTGTCGCCCCATGTTCGTTTGACGCACCAGGCGCGCGATGCGCTCGGCCGAGGGGATCGGCAGCGGCTGCACGCGGCGCTCGTGGCGCTCGACGGCGTGGCGCTCGCGGCGGGCGATGGCGAGCGGAGCGCGCGCACGGGGATGGCGCTCGAGCGGATGGCGAGCGGCGCGGACGAGCCGGCGGAGGAGGTGCGGCGGCGCTCGTTGAAGCGCTCTGCGCAGGAGCTGTTTGGCGCGGAAATGACGGCGGCGGTCGCGGCGGGGTATGCCGAGGCGCGCGAGGCGCTCGCGAAGCCGCCGAAGGGGGAGAGCGCGGAGGACGCCAAGCTCCGGATGCTCGCGCTGCAATACATGGCCGCGGAGAACGAGGAGCAGGCCATCTCGGCGCTGCTCTCGGTCGACGGCTGCGTCGACGTGGGGGTGCCGCTCGCGCCCGTGCGTGTGACCGAGGTGGAGGAGCGGGTGCGGGTGGTCCCCTATCCGACGGAGGACATGCTCCTCTTGCCGGCGCGGGACATCACCGACATTCCTCATGCGGTCATCGAGGATCCGCGGACCGTGCTGATGGCGCTCGCCGAGGGCCGGCTGCTCGCGCGGCGCTTCATTCAGCGGGAGGAGGTGCGGCGCAAGCGGACGCGCCTCGTGGGGGAGGCGCGAATCTACGTGCTCGACGGCTCCTCGTCGATGCTGGAGGACGGCCGTTCGGGCACGCGCGCGCGGGTGCGTGACGCGATTCTGCTCGCCGAGCTGGGCATGCTGGTGCGCCGCTATGCCGAGGGCTCGCGCGACGTGCGGATCGTGCTCCATTACCGCTATTTCACGAAGAAGGTCTGGCCGATCACGCGCGTGGACAGCGGCAAAGCGGCCCTCGCGGCGATGGCGGACGTGGCGGGGCGGGTGCGCAAGGGCGGGACGGACATCGAGAAGGCGCTGCTCGCGAGCTTCGAGCAGATCCGCGAGGCGAAGGCGAGCGATCCGGATCTCGCGCGGGCGCAGATCGTGCTCGTGACCGACGGCGACGCGGTGGTGCGCGAGGAGGTGATCCGCGAGGCGCGCGAGAAGGTGGGCGATCTGCCCATTGCGGTGAGCGTGGTGGCGCTCGGGGAGGAGAACCCGACGCTGCGCGCGCTTGTGGCCCGGCAGAGGGCGCGCGGAGAGCGGGCATTTTACCATTACCTCGACGACGACGCGCTCTTCGAGATCTGCGAGGGCAAGCTGCTCGACGGGCGCTCGCTGCACGTGTCCGATGCGGCGGGTTTTTCGGCGTTATCGATCGAGGAGCGGGCGAAGGCGCTGCGGGACGAGCTCGGGGGGCTCGTGGAGGAGCTCGGCGCCATCGAGCAGAAGCGGAGCGCGGCCGCGCTCGAGGCGGCGCTGTCGGAGTCGGATGCAATGGCCGACCGGGCGCGGGCAGAAGAGGCGCTCGGGGTGGCGGGGGGCGAAAAGGCCGCGCGAGGGGAGGGGAAGCGCGCGTCGAGGGAGGCGCTCGATCGCGACAGACGCTCGCTCGAGGCGAGGTTTTTGCGGTGGTTCCCGGCGCCGGCGGTGGACGGCAAGGAAGGGATGCCGATCGGGCGGTCGCCCGATTGCGAGGCGGTGCTCGTGGTGCTCTCGACGGTGGCGGAGGTGGTGGGGGACCTGGGCGGGACCGACCTGGCGAGGCGGGCGGACGCGATCGATTTGCTGGAGCGATTGCTGCCGGACGCGCAGCTCTCGCCTGCGCGCTGGCATGCGGTGCTGCGGGACGAGGCGAGGGCGGTGGCGGCGGCGCTCGGCGCGGTGCACGCGGCCGTGAAGGGGGCGCGGACGTGAAGGGCCGTGATTTTCTTCGGGGCTGGAACTATCCTCCCGGCCATCCCCATGAAGACCGGATACGACAGCAGTGCCGATTTTTATGATCTGAGCTACGAAGCGCCCATCCGGCGCTACGTCGAGCGATTCACATTCAAGAATCTGATCGGCGACGTGCGCGGACTTTCGATCCTCGACGTCGCCTGCGGTGACGGCCTTTACACGCGGATGCTGCGGCGCATGGGGGCCGCGAGGGTCCTCGGGATCGACCTGTCCGAGAAGATGATCGAAATGGCGCGCGCCAAGGAGGCGAGCGAGCCCCTCGGCGTCGAGTACAGGGCGGCGGACGTCGCCGGCATCGGGCGCATCGGGACGTTCGACCTGGTGACGGCCGTCTATCTCTTGCATTACGCGCACTCGTTCGAGCATCTGTCCGCGATGTGCGGCGCTCTGTACGAAAACCTCGCGCCGGGCGGCAGGCTCGTGACCTTCGTCGCGAGCCCCTCGTTTCCCGAGGCCAGCGCGGGCGACTCCTTGTCGGAGTACGGCTTCAAGATCGACGTCGCGGAGCCCGAGCGCGACGGCTCCCCGGGCACCTTGATGCTCAAATACGGAGCCCTCGAGATGCAGGCGCCGTTCTTTCGCTGGAAGCGCGAGACCTACGAGCGCTGCCTGCGCGCCGCCGGATTCTCGAGCGTCACCTGGGGCACCCCGACGCTGGAGCCCGAGGGCCTCGAGAAGCTCGGCGACGCGTACTGGAAGCACTACATGCAGCACCCCCACTGCGCGTTCATCACCTGCTCGAAATGACAGGAGCGCCGCCGCGATCGGCCTGACAATGTCCGACCCCTCGCCCCTCGCCGCTTGCCTTTCGAGGGGCCTCGATCTCGCCTCCCCGCCACCCGAGCGACGGTGACCCGAGATCCCTCCGTCCGCTCCTGACCGTTCCTTCCAGCCTCATCGGCGTCCACCGAGTCGCGGACATTTCCTGTCCCCTCGCTCCCGTCGATTTCGTTGCCCATTCGATACCGATCCCATATCCCTTGATCTCACCGGGGCCGCGGCGCGGCTCCGGGTACAATCGAGCGAATCACCCGAGGGCCGGGGAGACCCGGCCCGATATGCGCTCTTTTTGGGGCGCACGCCTCTCCGGAGGTCCTTCGCCCGAGCCGAGCCCGGGCGAAGAGTCCCCCGGATGGGAGATCGACGATGACCGCGATCGCCGTTGCCGAGGCCACGCCCGACCCCGGCGTGTCCCCGACCTTCCTTTGCGACGACTTCTTGAGCCCTCGCGAGCGCCGCCCCCGCGGCCCCCTCGAGCCCTGGTGCACGACCCTCGCCCGCAGGCTCGGCCACGCGCGCGCCGACACGAGCGCGAACCTCGGCGAGATCTCCGCCCTCTTCGATGAGGCCGCCAGCATCGCCGCCCTGCTCGATCGAAACGACCAGGCCCAAAGGCTGCGCCGCGCCGCAATCGCTTTCCTCCAGAGCTCCGCCGAGCGCGGAGGCGACCCCGCCGCCCTCGGGCACGCGCTCTTTCACGCTCTCGCGCTCGGCCGCGTCGAGCGCGCGACCGGCCGGATCGATGACGCGCTCTTCACCTTCGAGCGCCTCGCCGCCCTGCCGCTCGGCGGTTCGATCGAGGAGGGCCCGCTCGCGATCGGACCCCGGCGCTTCGCCGAGCTCGCGTCCTTCTCCCCCGATCTGCCCCGCGCCCTTTCGACCGCCGCAATCATCGAGGCGCTCGAGACCCTCATCCAATGCGAGCGCTACGACGTGGCCCTCTCGGTCGCCCAGGCGCGCGAGCCGGGCGAGGACCCCGCCTTCGGCGCATTCCGGCGCGAGGCGACCGCGACCGCGCTCTGCCGCATGGACCTGCCGGGCGAGGCGCTCGTATTCCTCGCCTCGGCCGTGGCGCGCGAGGCGCCTTCCCGCCGCCTCGTTTTCGAGCAGAAGCGCGCCGAGGCCCTCGCCGCATTCGGACAAACCGAGCCCGCCCGCGCCCGCGCGCTCGCCGTGGGCGAGGCTCTCCTTTCGCGTTTCGACGCGGAAAAGCCCTCGCTCGATGATCTCCTGCTCGCGGCGCGAGCGGCGCGACTGCTCTCGCTGCTCTCGGACGCTTCTGCGCTCCCGCTCGCGCTGCGGGCGCTGCTCCTTTCGCGCGAGAGGGGCGACGTGCCGCTCGAGGCCGAGCTTGCGCTGCGCGTCGCCCTGGGGGGCGCGACGGGCGCGCCGAGGGCCCAGGCGATGGCCTCGCTCTGCGCGATTGCCCTCGAGAGCGGCCACCGCATTGCCGCCGTGGACCGTGCCCTCGCGCGCGAGGGCGTGCTGGTCGTCCCCACCACGACCGCCGCGCGCGCGCCCTCGTTTCCCGGTCTTTGTGAGGCCCTGCTTTCACTCGCGCCGGACGTCTGAGCTTCCATGACGCATCGCTCTTGACAGGGGCACCCATGACGCGCTGCTCTGGGCGCGCAGCATGGCCTCCGGAAAGCTCACGCACCTCGGGATGCTCGAAGCCGAGAGCATCCACATCATTCGCGAGGTCGCCGCCTGCTTCGAGCGGCCGGTGATGCTCTACTCGATCGGCAAGGACTCCACGGTCCTCCTGCACCTCGCGCGCAAGGCGTTCCACCCCGCGAAGATCCCCTTCCCGCTCCTGCACGTCGACACCACCTGGAAGTTCCGGGAGATGTACGCTTACCGCGAAGAATACGTGCGGGGCGCGCTCGGGCTCGATGTGATCGTTCATGTGAACGAGGAGGGGGTGCGCGCCGGCATCGGCCCCATCACGCACGGCAGCAAGGTGCACACCGACGTGATGAAGACGCAGGCGCTCAAGCAAGCGCTCGACAAATACGGCTTCGACGCGGCCTTTGGCGGCGCGCGGCGGGACGAGGAGAAGTCGCGGGCCAAAGAGCGCGTGTTCTCCTTCCGCGATCGCAGCCACCGCTGGGACCCGAAGAGCCAGCGCCCCGAGCTGTGGAGCCTTTACAACACCGAGGTCCACAAGGGCGAGAGCATCCGGGTGTTTCCGCTCTCGAACTGGACCGAGCTCGACGTCTGGCAATACATCCACAAGGAGGGGCTGCCCATCGTGCCGCTCTATCTCGCCCGGGAGCGCCCGGTGGTGGAGCGCGACGGCGTGCTCATCATGGTGGATGACGACCGCCTGCCCCTGCGCGCGGGCGAGGTGCCGCAAAAGAAGATGGTGCGATTCCGGACGCTCGGCTGCTATCCGCTCTCGGGCGCGGTCGAGAGCCATGCGACCACGCTGCCCGAGATCATCCAGGAGATGCTCCTCGCGCGGCAGAGCGAGCGCCAGGGCCGGCTCATCGATTTCGATCAGTCGGGCAGCATGGAAGAGAAGAAGCGCGAAGGCTATTTCTAGTCGAAAGTGTCAATGAGCCACGACTCCGATCTCGTCGCCACGGACATCGAAGCCTACCTCGCGCAGCACGAGCAGAAGGAGCTTTTGCGGTTCCTCACGTGCGGCAACGTCGACGACGGCAAGAGCACGCTGATAGGCAGGCTCTTGCACGACACGAAGGGCATTTACGAGGACCAGCTCGCCTCGGTGGCCAAGGACAGCAAGGTCTTCGGCACGCAGGGCGGCGCGCTCGACCTCGCGCTGCTCGTCGACGGGCTGAAGAGCGAGCGCGAGCAGGGCATCACCATCGACGTGGCGTATCGGTATTTCTCCACGTCGAGGCGCAAATACATCATCGCGGACACGCCCGGCCACGAGCAGTACACGCGCAACATGGCCACGGGCGCGAGCACCGCCGAGCTGGCCGTGATCCTCATCGACGCGCGCAAGGGCGTCACCACGCAGACCAAGCGCCACGCCTTCATCACGAGCCTGCTCGGGATCGGCAAGATCGTGGTCGCTGTGAACAAGATGGACCTCGTCGGGTTCTCGCGCGAGGCGTTCGAGGCGATCCGGCGCGATTTCCTCGATTTCGCCGCCCGCCTGCCCGATCGGCACACCTGGTTCATCCCGATGTCGGCGCTCACGGGCGACAACGTCGCGAGCAAGAGCGTCGCAATGCCCTGGTTCGAGGGCGAGCCGCTGCTCGAGCTGCTCGACACGGTCCCGCTCGACGCCGCGCACAACCTCGTCGATTTCCGCTTCCCCGTGCAATACGTGAACCGCCCGAGCCACGATTTCCGCGGCTTCGCGGGCACGGTCGCCTCGGGCGCGGTGCGCGTTGGCGACGAGGTCGTCTCGCTCCCCTCGGGCCGCTCGAGCCGCGTCGCGCGCATCGTCACGTTCGACGGCGACCTCGAGGAGGCGCGGGCGCCGATGTCGGTCACGCTGACGCTCGAGGACGAGATCGACGCGAGCCGCGGCGATGTATTGTGCCACCTGGACAACCGCGCGACGGGGTCGAGCCGGATCGAGGCCATGCTGGTGTGGATGGACGAGCGGCCGATGGTGCCGGGGCGCGAGTATCTGATCAAGCACGGCGCGCTGCGGACGCCGGGGAGCGTGTCGCGCATCGCCCATCGCGTGGACGTCAACACGCTCGAGCGGAGCGACGCGCCGGCGCTCGGCTTGAACGAGATCGGGCTCGTCGAGCTACGGACCAGCCGGCCGCTGCTCTTCGATCCGTACCCGAAGAACCGCGCGACGGGCGCCTTCATCGTGATCGACCGGGTCACCAATGGCACGGTGGGCGCGGGGATGATCGTCGAGAGCGGCGAGGGGCATTGGGACGCGAGAGGGCAGGGGCGCGGCCTCTCCGTGCCGAGCGCGGTGACCGAGGCGGAGCGGGAAAAACGCTTCGGGCAGCGGCCCACGACCATTTTGCTGACGGGGCTGCCGAGCTCGGGCAAGACGGCGGTCGCGCGCGAGGTCGAGCGGAGGCTCTTCGACATGGGGCGCACCGTGGTGGCGCTCGACGGGCAATCGATGCGCTTCGGGCTGAACCGCGATATCGGGTTCTCCGCCGCCGATCGCTCGGAGAACCTGCGCCGCTCGATGGAGGTGGCGCGCATGCTCAATGACGCGGGCCTTCTGTGCGTGGCCTCGTTCGTCGCGCCGGAGGACGCGGTTCGCCGTCGCGCGCGGGAGCTCGTGGGGCCGGAGCGCTTTTTGCTCGTGCACCTGGCGGCGCCGCTCGATTGGTGCCGCAGCGTGGACGCGAGCGGCATTTACAGGGACGCGGAGGCGGGCAAGCTCTCGAACGTCCCCGGCGTCGATCTGTCCTACGAGCCGCCCGAGGACGCGGATCTCGTGCTGCCGAGCCACGAGCTTTCGGCCGCAGAGTGCGCCGAGCGCATCGTGCGCGAGCTTTTGCGGCGCGGAAGGATCGTCTGATCCGCCCGGCCGCGGTACACTCCGCGCGCCATGACCACCGCCGTCCTTCTCTCCTGCCACGGGACCGTCTCCCGCGTCGAGGACATCCCCGCGTTCCTCAACAACATTCGCCGCGGCCGTCCCACGCCGCCCGAGCTGGTCGCCGAGATCCGCCACCGCTTCGAGCGCATCGGCGGCTCGCCGCTCATGACCATCACCGCGGCCCAGGGGCGCGCGCTCGAAGGCCGCATCGGCATTCCCGTCGAGGTGTCCGGCAGGCTGTGGCATCCGTATATCAAGGACGTCTTGCAACGCCTCGTCGAAGGGGGAGCGCGCACGGTGATCTCGCTCCCGCTCGCCCCGCAATCGGTCCACGTCTACAACGCGTCCGTCCGCGAGGCTGCCGCCGCATACCCCGACGTCACGATCCGGGGAGCGCCTCCCTGGGGCAATGAGCCGGCGTTGATCGATGCGTTCATCGAGACGATCGACGAGGCCCTCGCGCCCGTGCCGGCCGAGGAGCGCGCGGGGTTTGCGGTCGTGCTCTCGGCGCACAGCCTTCCCATGCGGGTGCTCGCAGCGGGCGATCCTTACGAGCACCAGTTCAAGGAAATGGCTGGCGCGGTCGCGGCGCGCTTGCAGGCGCGGGGAATGGTCACGCGAATCGCCTTCCAGAGCCAGGGCGCGAGCAACGAGGCGTGGCTCGGTCCGGACCTGCCAACGACCTTTTCCGAGCTGCACGCCGCGGGCGCGCGCGATGTGCTGGTCGCGCCGATCGGGTTCGTCGCCGATCACGTCGAGACGCTTTACGATCTCGACGTGGAGGGGCCGGACATGGCGGCCAAGGCGGGGCTCGTGCGATTTCTGCGTGCGCGTGCGCTCAATGACCGCCCACGGTTCATCGACGCGCTGGAGGCGGTGGTGAGGCGGGAAATGGCGGCGATCCCGGGCTGAAGGGCAACGGGGTTTCGTCCGGCACACGTCGAACGCGTGCTTTCGGCATGCGAGCGCGGGCCTTCGTGTCAAGCTCTGGCGATCCGGTGCGCGTCGGGATAACGCGGGGGCCGCGCTTTCGTGACACGGAGAAGCACGATGGAAGCGTCTGGTTTTCGTGAGGCCGTTTTTCAGATTCACAGGCAGGGCCGCGAGCGAGGCCATTATTTCTTGATGGCCGAGGACGAGCGCCTCTCGGGCCGCTCGATGCAAATCGACGGGAGGAGGCTGCTCTCGTTCGGGAGCTGCTCCTACCTCGGGCTCGAGTTCGACCCGCGGCTCGTCGAGGGAGCGGTCGAGGCATACCGGCGTTATGGCTCGCAGACCTCCTACAGCCGCGGCTACCTCTCGTGCCCGCTTTACCGCGAGCTCGAGGAGGATCTCCTCCCCCGCATCTTCGGCGTCGAGCAAGTGCTCCTTCTGCCGAGCACGAGCGCCGCGCACCACGTGATGATGCCGGCCCTCGTGACCGAGCGCGACGCGGTGGTCTGCGATCACCAGGTCCATCGGTCCGTGGACGACGCCATCACCCTGCAATGCGCTCGCAGCAATGCGAAGAAGCTGGTCCTGAAGCACGGCGAGCTCGACCGGGCGCTCGATACGGTCTCCGCGCTCGCCCGTCGCCACCACACGGTGTGGCTCGCCTGCGACGGCGTGTATTCGATGTACGGCGATTACCTGCCGGCGGATTTCTTGCGCGCGGTCCTGGCGGTCGCGCCGAACGTCCGCCTCTACATCGACGACGCGCACGGGATGAGCTGGGCGGGGCTTCATGGCCGCGGGCATTGCCTCTCGCGCCTCGAGCTCGACGAGCGCGTCGTCGTGGTGACGTCGCTGGCGAAGGCGTTCGCCACGGGCGGCGGCGTGGTGGTCGCGCGCGATCGCCGGCTGCTCGAGACCGCGCGCCTCGTCGGGGGACCCTATTCCTTCTCGGGCCCGCTGCGCCCCGGCGATCTCGGGGCCAGCGTCGCCTCCGCCCGCATTCACCTCGGCCCGGAGCTGCCCCCGCTCCAGCGCGCGCTGCGCGCCCGTGTGGAGCTGGCCAACGCGCTTTGCCGAAAGCTCGGCATTCCCCTCGTCATCGAGAACGAGGCGCCGATCCTCTTCGTTGCGCTCGGGCGCGCGGAGGCCGTGTTTTCAATGGCGGAGCGGCTGCGCGACGAGGGCTTCCACGTCAACGTCTCCGGCTTCCCTGCGGTGCCTTCGAGCCGCGGGGGGCTGCGCGTCGCCATCAATACCATTCACACCGAG includes:
- a CDS encoding vWA domain-containing protein — translated: MKPDPRLDELGERIERISTRPDEVRAPLIRLARPLLRAFGYRPKLSTTHIAALLDALRAPGLSSLDELALAAVEELEADVTAVERSLVVHGRVPLAHAAWLGRLHEVTTRATRAAKDRKDETARRIAQAIDPVRIAAPLALSTPDEEKEEKKEKAEKAGGEFEGAQEPAKAAKENAPPLPEEERLVELELSAIDHLLDAARDETDLLARRRRLLEAARKLLLDAAAALPLARDGVEARQRHLAREIAQIDRLEATGLSPHVRLTHQARDALGRGDRQRLHAALVALDGVALAAGDGERSARTGMALERMASGADEPAEEVRRRSLKRSAQELFGAEMTAAVAAGYAEAREALAKPPKGESAEDAKLRMLALQYMAAENEEQAISALLSVDGCVDVGVPLAPVRVTEVEERVRVVPYPTEDMLLLPARDITDIPHAVIEDPRTVLMALAEGRLLARRFIQREEVRRKRTRLVGEARIYVLDGSSSMLEDGRSGTRARVRDAILLAELGMLVRRYAEGSRDVRIVLHYRYFTKKVWPITRVDSGKAALAAMADVAGRVRKGGTDIEKALLASFEQIREAKASDPDLARAQIVLVTDGDAVVREEVIREAREKVGDLPIAVSVVALGEENPTLRALVARQRARGERAFYHYLDDDALFEICEGKLLDGRSLHVSDAAGFSALSIEERAKALRDELGGLVEELGAIEQKRSAAALEAALSESDAMADRARAEEALGVAGGEKAARGEGKRASREALDRDRRSLEARFLRWFPAPAVDGKEGMPIGRSPDCEAVLVVLSTVAEVVGDLGGTDLARRADAIDLLERLLPDAQLSPARWHAVLRDEARAVAAALGAVHAAVKGART
- a CDS encoding class I SAM-dependent methyltransferase; amino-acid sequence: MKTGYDSSADFYDLSYEAPIRRYVERFTFKNLIGDVRGLSILDVACGDGLYTRMLRRMGAARVLGIDLSEKMIEMARAKEASEPLGVEYRAADVAGIGRIGTFDLVTAVYLLHYAHSFEHLSAMCGALYENLAPGGRLVTFVASPSFPEASAGDSLSEYGFKIDVAEPERDGSPGTLMLKYGALEMQAPFFRWKRETYERCLRAAGFSSVTWGTPTLEPEGLEKLGDAYWKHYMQHPHCAFITCSK
- the cysD gene encoding sulfate adenylyltransferase subunit CysD; amino-acid sequence: MASGKLTHLGMLEAESIHIIREVAACFERPVMLYSIGKDSTVLLHLARKAFHPAKIPFPLLHVDTTWKFREMYAYREEYVRGALGLDVIVHVNEEGVRAGIGPITHGSKVHTDVMKTQALKQALDKYGFDAAFGGARRDEEKSRAKERVFSFRDRSHRWDPKSQRPELWSLYNTEVHKGESIRVFPLSNWTELDVWQYIHKEGLPIVPLYLARERPVVERDGVLIMVDDDRLPLRAGEVPQKKMVRFRTLGCYPLSGAVESHATTLPEIIQEMLLARQSERQGRLIDFDQSGSMEEKKREGYF
- the cysN gene encoding sulfate adenylyltransferase subunit CysN, with amino-acid sequence MSHDSDLVATDIEAYLAQHEQKELLRFLTCGNVDDGKSTLIGRLLHDTKGIYEDQLASVAKDSKVFGTQGGALDLALLVDGLKSEREQGITIDVAYRYFSTSRRKYIIADTPGHEQYTRNMATGASTAELAVILIDARKGVTTQTKRHAFITSLLGIGKIVVAVNKMDLVGFSREAFEAIRRDFLDFAARLPDRHTWFIPMSALTGDNVASKSVAMPWFEGEPLLELLDTVPLDAAHNLVDFRFPVQYVNRPSHDFRGFAGTVASGAVRVGDEVVSLPSGRSSRVARIVTFDGDLEEARAPMSVTLTLEDEIDASRGDVLCHLDNRATGSSRIEAMLVWMDERPMVPGREYLIKHGALRTPGSVSRIAHRVDVNTLERSDAPALGLNEIGLVELRTSRPLLFDPYPKNRATGAFIVIDRVTNGTVGAGMIVESGEGHWDARGQGRGLSVPSAVTEAEREKRFGQRPTTILLTGLPSSGKTAVAREVERRLFDMGRTVVALDGQSMRFGLNRDIGFSAADRSENLRRSMEVARMLNDAGLLCVASFVAPEDAVRRRARELVGPERFLLVHLAAPLDWCRSVDASGIYRDAEAGKLSNVPGVDLSYEPPEDADLVLPSHELSAAECAERIVRELLRRGRIV
- the hemH gene encoding ferrochelatase, which produces MTTAVLLSCHGTVSRVEDIPAFLNNIRRGRPTPPELVAEIRHRFERIGGSPLMTITAAQGRALEGRIGIPVEVSGRLWHPYIKDVLQRLVEGGARTVISLPLAPQSVHVYNASVREAAAAYPDVTIRGAPPWGNEPALIDAFIETIDEALAPVPAEERAGFAVVLSAHSLPMRVLAAGDPYEHQFKEMAGAVAARLQARGMVTRIAFQSQGASNEAWLGPDLPTTFSELHAAGARDVLVAPIGFVADHVETLYDLDVEGPDMAAKAGLVRFLRARALNDRPRFIDALEAVVRREMAAIPG